A single region of the Streptomyces sp. NBC_01262 genome encodes:
- a CDS encoding STAS domain-containing protein translates to MHIKGDHAELVVGGRLDVRSAADARTVLHAAVDSGRGDLVLDLTELDSWDATGLGVIMGAHRRAGRADRRLVLRGVPPQMQRLLVATRLHRILFIEGGIVVGSAQG, encoded by the coding sequence ATGCACATCAAGGGCGACCACGCCGAGCTGGTCGTCGGGGGCCGCCTCGACGTCCGCAGCGCGGCGGACGCCCGTACGGTCCTGCACGCCGCCGTCGACTCCGGTCGCGGCGACCTCGTGCTCGACCTGACCGAGCTGGACTCGTGGGACGCCACGGGACTCGGCGTCATCATGGGGGCGCACCGAAGGGCCGGCCGGGCCGACCGGCGGCTGGTGCTGCGCGGCGTACCGCCGCAGATGCAGCGGCTGCTGGTCGCCACCAGGCTGCACCGCATCCTGTTCATCGAGGGGGGCATCGTGGTGGGATCCGCACAAGGCTGA
- a CDS encoding F0F1 ATP synthase subunit epsilon, which yields MLAELHVELVAADRSVWSGEATLVVARTESGDIGVMPGHQPLLGVLQSGPVTIRTSEGGTVVAAVHGGFISFADNKLSVLAEIAELADEIDVARAERALERAKSDADAASERRAEVRLLAVTGAH from the coding sequence ATCTTGGCTGAGCTGCACGTCGAGCTGGTCGCCGCGGACCGCAGTGTCTGGTCCGGCGAGGCCACCCTGGTCGTCGCACGCACCGAGTCGGGCGACATCGGCGTCATGCCGGGCCACCAGCCGCTGCTCGGTGTGCTGCAGTCCGGCCCGGTGACCATCCGTACGAGTGAAGGCGGCACCGTGGTCGCCGCTGTGCACGGCGGTTTCATCTCCTTCGCCGACAACAAGCTGTCGGTGCTGGCGGAGATCGCCGAGCTCGCCGACGAGATCGATGTCGCGCGTGCGGAGCGGGCGCTGGAGCGCGCCAAATCCGACGCCGACGCCGCCAGTGAGCGCCGGGCCGAGGTACGCCTCCTGGCCGTCACTGGCGCACACTGA
- the atpA gene encoding F0F1 ATP synthase subunit alpha: MAELTIRPEEIRDALENFVQSYKPDAASREEVGTVSEAGDGIAKVEGLPSAMANELLRFEDGTLGLALNLEEREIGAIVLGEFNGIEEGQSVTRTGEVLSVAVGEGYLGRVVDPLGTPIDGLGEIETDGRRALELQAPGVMARKSVHEPMQTGLKAVDAMTPIGRGQRQLIIGDRQTGKTALAVDTIINQRDNWRSGDPKKQVRCIYVAIGQKGSTIASVRGALEEAGALEYTTIVAAPASDPAGFKYLAPYTGSAIGQHWMYQGKHVLIVFDDLSKQADAYRAVSLLLRRPPGREAYPGDVFYLHSRLLERCAKLSDELGAGSMTGLPIVETKANDVSAFIPTNVISITDGQCFLESDLFNAGQRPALNVGISVSRVGGSAQIKAMKGVSGRLRVDLAQYRELEAFAAFGSDLDAASKAQLERGKRMVELLKQGQYAPFAIEDQVVSIWAGTTGKLDDVPVVDIRRFERELLDYLHREQKGLLTAIVETGKLPDETVDALTEAVTEFKKQFETSDGKLLGEG, translated from the coding sequence ATGGCGGAGCTTACGATCCGGCCGGAGGAGATCCGGGACGCGCTGGAGAACTTTGTCCAGTCGTACAAGCCGGACGCCGCCTCGCGCGAGGAGGTCGGCACGGTCAGCGAGGCCGGAGACGGCATCGCGAAGGTCGAGGGCCTTCCCTCGGCGATGGCGAACGAGCTGCTGAGGTTCGAGGACGGCACTCTCGGTCTCGCCCTCAACCTCGAAGAGCGCGAGATCGGTGCGATCGTCCTCGGCGAGTTCAACGGCATCGAAGAGGGCCAGTCGGTCACCCGTACCGGCGAGGTGCTGTCCGTCGCCGTCGGTGAGGGCTACCTCGGCCGCGTGGTCGACCCCCTCGGCACCCCGATCGACGGCCTCGGCGAGATCGAGACCGACGGCCGCCGCGCGCTGGAGCTCCAGGCTCCCGGCGTCATGGCCCGTAAGTCGGTGCACGAGCCGATGCAGACCGGCCTCAAGGCCGTCGACGCGATGACCCCGATCGGCCGTGGCCAGCGTCAGCTGATCATCGGCGACCGCCAGACCGGCAAGACCGCGCTGGCCGTCGACACGATCATCAACCAGCGCGACAACTGGCGTTCCGGCGACCCGAAGAAGCAGGTCCGCTGCATCTACGTCGCCATCGGCCAGAAGGGCTCCACCATCGCGTCCGTGCGTGGCGCCCTGGAGGAGGCCGGCGCCCTGGAGTACACGACGATCGTCGCGGCTCCGGCGTCGGACCCGGCCGGCTTCAAGTACCTCGCCCCGTACACCGGTTCGGCCATCGGCCAGCACTGGATGTACCAGGGCAAGCACGTCCTGATCGTCTTCGACGACCTGAGCAAGCAGGCCGACGCCTACCGCGCCGTGTCCCTGCTGCTGCGCCGCCCGCCGGGCCGTGAGGCCTACCCGGGTGACGTCTTCTACCTGCACTCCCGCCTGCTGGAGCGTTGCGCGAAGCTGAGCGACGAGCTGGGCGCGGGCTCGATGACCGGTCTGCCGATCGTCGAGACCAAGGCCAACGACGTCTCGGCGTTCATCCCGACCAACGTCATCTCCATCACCGACGGCCAGTGCTTCCTGGAGTCCGACCTGTTCAACGCGGGCCAGCGCCCGGCGCTGAACGTCGGCATCTCGGTCTCGCGTGTCGGTGGCTCCGCCCAGATCAAGGCCATGAAGGGCGTCTCCGGGCGTCTTCGCGTGGACCTCGCCCAGTACCGCGAGCTGGAGGCCTTCGCGGCCTTCGGTTCCGACCTGGACGCGGCCTCCAAGGCCCAGCTGGAGCGCGGCAAGCGCATGGTCGAGCTGCTCAAGCAGGGCCAGTACGCGCCGTTCGCCATCGAGGACCAGGTCGTCTCGATCTGGGCCGGCACCACCGGCAAGCTCGACGACGTACCGGTCGTGGACATCCGCCGCTTCGAGCGCGAGCTGCTGGACTACCTGCACCGCGAGCAGAAGGGCCTGCTCACCGCGATCGTCGAGACCGGCAAGCTGCCGGACGAGACGGTGGACGCCCTCACCGAGGCCGTCACGGAGTTCAAGAAGCAGTTCGAGACCTCGGACGGCAAGCTGCTGGGTGAGGGCTGA
- a CDS encoding DUF2550 domain-containing protein: protein MILAFQVCGAIVAAALLGLFVFGLRRRLIQRSGGTFDCSLRLADAKEELPSGKGWIYGVARYSGDSIEWFRVFSYAPRPRRVLERSAIEVLHRREPQGEEELALLSDSVVLVCEHRGLRLELAMSDDALTGFLAWLEAAPPGQRVNVA, encoded by the coding sequence GTGATCCTCGCTTTTCAGGTGTGCGGAGCGATTGTGGCTGCGGCGTTGCTGGGACTGTTTGTCTTCGGGCTGCGCCGGCGGCTGATCCAGCGTTCCGGCGGCACCTTCGACTGCAGCCTCCGGCTGGCCGACGCCAAGGAAGAGCTGCCGTCCGGCAAGGGCTGGATCTACGGCGTCGCCCGCTACAGCGGCGACAGCATCGAGTGGTTCCGGGTCTTCTCCTACGCCCCCCGGCCGCGCCGGGTCCTGGAGCGTTCCGCGATCGAGGTCCTGCACCGCCGCGAGCCCCAGGGCGAGGAAGAGCTGGCCCTGCTGTCGGACTCCGTCGTCCTGGTCTGCGAGCACCGCGGACTGCGGCTCGAACTGGCGATGAGCGACGACGCCCTGACCGGCTTCCTGGCGTGGCTCGAAGCGGCGCCCCCCGGCCAGCGCGTCAACGTCGCGTAA
- a CDS encoding F0F1 ATP synthase subunit gamma — MGSQLRVYKRRIKSISATKKITKAMEMIAASRIVKAQRQVQASTPYANELTRAVTAVATGSNTKHPLTTEAENPTRAAVLLITSDRGLAGGYSSNAIKAADLLIGRLRSEGKEVDSYIIGRKGVAYYNFRERTVVESWTGFTDKPSYADAKKVAGPLIEAVQQDTAEGGVDELHIVFTEFVSMMTQAPVTNRLLPLSLDKAVEESKAKDEILPLYDFEPSAEGVLDALLPRYVESRIYNALLQAAASEHAHRRRAMKSATDNAGDLVKSLSRLANAARQAEITQEISEIVGGASALADATAGSD, encoded by the coding sequence ATGGGCAGCCAGCTGCGGGTATACAAGCGCCGCATCAAGTCCATCTCCGCCACGAAGAAGATCACCAAGGCGATGGAAATGATCGCCGCCTCGCGCATCGTCAAGGCGCAGCGCCAGGTGCAGGCGTCGACCCCGTACGCCAACGAGCTCACCCGCGCGGTGACCGCGGTGGCCACCGGGTCGAACACCAAGCACCCGCTGACCACCGAGGCCGAGAACCCGACCCGCGCCGCGGTCCTGCTCATCACGAGCGACCGCGGCCTGGCCGGCGGCTACTCCTCCAACGCCATCAAGGCCGCGGACCTGCTCATCGGGCGCCTGCGCTCGGAGGGCAAGGAGGTCGATTCGTACATCATCGGCCGCAAGGGTGTCGCCTACTACAACTTCCGCGAGCGCACGGTCGTGGAGTCGTGGACCGGGTTCACCGACAAGCCGTCCTACGCGGACGCCAAGAAGGTGGCGGGCCCGCTGATCGAGGCGGTCCAGCAGGACACGGCCGAGGGCGGCGTGGACGAGCTGCACATCGTCTTCACGGAGTTCGTGTCGATGATGACGCAGGCGCCGGTCACGAACCGGCTGCTGCCCCTGTCGCTCGACAAGGCCGTTGAGGAGTCGAAGGCGAAGGACGAGATCCTTCCGCTCTACGACTTCGAGCCGTCGGCGGAAGGCGTCCTCGACGCCCTGCTGCCGCGCTACGTCGAGAGCCGCATCTACAACGCACTGCTGCAGGCCGCTGCTTCCGAGCACGCCCACCGCCGCCGTGCGATGAAGTCGGCGACCGACAACGCCGGGGACCTCGTCAAGAGCCTGTCCCGGCTTGCCAACGCGGCCCGCCAGGCCGAAATCACCCAGGAAATCAGCGAGATCGTCGGTGGCGCCAGCGCCCTGGCCGACGCGACCGCGGGGAGTGACTGA
- a CDS encoding ATP-binding protein, giving the protein MDLNDPRNGVPGLPDEPADSVPLLDNDGGTMPLPRVQRQPLVPEGTGTSTGTGTAKAVRVIQLVAGDYLVTLNPVDGSEITTCPPESRPAPVRRSPQDRATVREAARPPAPAGPRGPELPLLEREEERERLARLLSRGRSVRVTGPSGAGRSVLLDAVAEACVGLAPDGVIRLSGYRRTPSDLLQELYTAVYETAEPEPGYRPDRPHLLDLLRDVGAVVVVDDLEFGGAGLEDLLAAAPECAFLMSATPDVAAPATDSPVEEIFLPGLTRIACLELLERAVERPLEDEEAAWAADLWFESEGLPLRFVQAGALLRRRDTQGIEALQGDEPVWDRPESILDDAGDSAAEAPDDEVAAVPAGHIPLPPLAESAAPAVLLASSMGESAREALRFAVALDGEIPHQAHLPALVGDTHGDAALGALVNAGLAVPVAAHYRLAAGVRQQLVAYEESADAKAHTAAQHYAWWAGHPSVTPDRVAAEAEAILAALSACRDGGHASAAVLLARTASPVFAAALHWSAWERTLRIGQEAARLAGEVAEEAYFHHELGVLALCTGSLDRARTELEASIALRGALADRQGTTVGRRTLALVVDRSGGPAPLTTPAGVETPGAGSDASRLPGERYGDGPATVISKRLTLSGPGSVLAGPRRLALTASRRNLIAAGAGALLAAVLGTIVTLGTTANDGDTNTPMNIKPVESAQQNEADNNLPAASETAGSTQRPSPSDSGTTPGVTTPPAVPGAGETTTDPATSASSTSAGPTTPRPSRSHSSSPSKSASSSASPSVSDSTSPSESASPSSSTGTPSTSDSASGSMSSDPAAPSESTSESGTIL; this is encoded by the coding sequence ATGGACCTCAACGATCCGCGTAACGGCGTACCCGGGCTGCCCGACGAGCCCGCCGACAGCGTGCCGCTGCTCGACAACGATGGCGGCACGATGCCGCTGCCGCGCGTGCAGCGCCAGCCGCTGGTGCCCGAGGGCACCGGCACCAGCACCGGCACCGGCACCGCGAAGGCGGTCCGCGTCATACAGCTCGTCGCGGGCGATTACCTGGTCACCCTCAACCCGGTGGACGGCAGCGAGATCACCACCTGCCCGCCCGAGAGCCGCCCCGCACCGGTCCGGCGTTCCCCGCAGGACCGCGCCACCGTCCGCGAGGCCGCCCGGCCGCCCGCCCCGGCCGGGCCACGAGGCCCGGAACTCCCGCTCCTGGAGCGCGAGGAGGAGCGCGAACGGCTGGCCCGGCTGCTCTCCCGGGGCCGCTCGGTACGGGTCACCGGGCCGAGCGGGGCAGGCCGCAGCGTGCTGCTCGACGCCGTCGCCGAGGCGTGCGTCGGCCTTGCGCCGGACGGCGTCATCCGGCTGTCCGGCTACCGCCGCACGCCCAGCGACCTGCTCCAGGAGCTCTACACGGCCGTCTACGAGACCGCCGAGCCGGAACCGGGGTACCGGCCCGACCGGCCGCATCTGCTCGACCTGCTGCGCGATGTGGGCGCCGTGGTGGTCGTGGACGACCTGGAGTTCGGCGGCGCGGGGCTGGAGGACCTGCTCGCGGCGGCGCCCGAGTGCGCCTTCCTGATGTCGGCGACGCCCGATGTCGCGGCCCCCGCCACGGATTCGCCGGTCGAGGAGATCTTCCTGCCCGGGCTCACCCGGATCGCCTGCCTGGAGCTCCTTGAGCGGGCCGTCGAACGGCCCCTGGAGGACGAGGAGGCGGCCTGGGCCGCCGACCTGTGGTTCGAGTCCGAGGGGCTGCCGCTGCGCTTCGTCCAGGCCGGCGCGCTGCTGCGACGGCGTGACACCCAGGGCATCGAGGCTCTCCAGGGCGACGAGCCGGTCTGGGACCGGCCGGAGTCGATACTCGACGACGCCGGCGACAGTGCGGCCGAAGCCCCGGACGACGAGGTGGCGGCCGTTCCCGCCGGGCACATTCCCCTCCCGCCGCTGGCCGAGAGCGCCGCCCCGGCCGTGCTGCTCGCCTCGTCGATGGGGGAGTCCGCCCGCGAGGCCCTGCGGTTCGCGGTCGCGCTGGACGGGGAGATCCCGCACCAGGCGCACCTTCCCGCCCTCGTCGGCGACACCCACGGCGACGCCGCACTCGGCGCGCTGGTCAACGCCGGGCTGGCGGTGCCCGTTGCCGCGCACTACCGCCTCGCGGCGGGCGTACGCCAGCAGCTCGTCGCGTACGAGGAGTCGGCCGACGCCAAGGCCCACACCGCAGCCCAGCACTACGCCTGGTGGGCCGGGCACCCCTCCGTCACCCCGGACCGCGTCGCCGCCGAGGCCGAGGCCATCCTCGCGGCGCTGTCCGCCTGCCGGGACGGCGGCCACGCGAGCGCGGCCGTGCTCCTGGCCCGGACCGCCTCCCCGGTCTTCGCGGCCGCGCTGCACTGGAGCGCGTGGGAGCGGACGCTGCGGATCGGCCAGGAGGCCGCCCGGCTGGCCGGCGAGGTCGCCGAAGAGGCCTACTTCCACCACGAGTTGGGCGTCCTCGCGCTCTGCACGGGCAGCCTCGACCGGGCCCGTACGGAGCTTGAGGCCTCGATAGCCCTGCGCGGTGCCCTGGCGGACCGCCAGGGCACGACGGTCGGGCGCAGAACCCTCGCCCTCGTCGTCGACCGCTCCGGCGGCCCTGCGCCCCTCACGACCCCCGCCGGTGTCGAGACCCCCGGCGCCGGCTCGGATGCCTCCCGGCTCCCCGGTGAGCGCTACGGGGACGGCCCCGCCACCGTCATCAGCAAGCGCCTCACCCTCTCGGGCCCCGGCTCCGTTCTCGCCGGCCCCCGCCGCCTCGCCCTCACCGCCTCGCGCCGCAACCTCATCGCGGCCGGCGCGGGCGCCCTTCTGGCGGCCGTCCTCGGGACCATCGTCACGCTCGGCACCACCGCCAACGACGGCGACACCAACACCCCCATGAACATCAAGCCCGTCGAATCCGCCCAGCAGAACGAGGCCGACAACAACCTCCCCGCCGCCTCCGAAACCGCCGGTTCCACCCAGCGCCCCAGCCCCTCCGACAGCGGCACGACGCCTGGCGTGACGACGCCCCCGGCCGTCCCGGGCGCGGGCGAGACGACCACGGACCCGGCGACGAGCGCGAGCAGTACGAGTGCGGGGCCCACGACGCCTCGGCCGTCCAGGTCGCACTCTTCGAGCCCGTCGAAGAGTGCGTCGTCGTCCGCGTCTCCGTCGGTCAGCGATTCCACATCGCCCTCGGAATCGGCGTCCCCGTCATCGAGCACCGGGACGCCGTCCACCTCCGACAGCGCGAGTGGGTCCATGTCCAGCGATCCAGCCGCGCCCAGCGAGTCCACGTCGGAATCCGGCACGATCCTCTGA
- a CDS encoding cob(I)yrinic acid a,c-diamide adenosyltransferase translates to MVNLTRIYTRAGDDGTTALGDMSRTAKTDSRIAAYADANEANAAIGVAIALGGVAPEVGAVLTRVQNDLFDVGADLATPVVPDPKYPPLRVEQGYVDKLEADCDRFLEELEKLRSFILPGGTPGAALLHSACTVVRRAERSTWAALEEHGETMNALTATYLNRLSDLLFILARIANKEVGDVLWVPGENR, encoded by the coding sequence ATGGTCAACCTGACGCGCATCTACACCCGTGCCGGCGACGACGGCACCACCGCCCTCGGTGACATGAGCCGCACCGCCAAGACCGACTCGCGGATCGCCGCCTACGCCGACGCCAACGAGGCCAACGCCGCCATCGGCGTGGCCATCGCGCTGGGCGGCGTGGCGCCCGAGGTCGGCGCCGTGCTCACCCGCGTACAGAACGACCTCTTCGACGTCGGCGCCGACCTCGCCACCCCGGTCGTGCCCGACCCGAAATACCCGCCGCTGCGGGTCGAGCAGGGGTACGTCGACAAGCTCGAAGCCGACTGCGACCGCTTCCTGGAGGAGCTGGAGAAGCTCCGCAGTTTCATCCTCCCGGGTGGCACCCCGGGCGCGGCCCTGCTGCATTCCGCGTGCACGGTGGTGCGCCGGGCGGAGCGGTCCACATGGGCGGCGCTGGAGGAGCACGGCGAGACGATGAACGCGCTGACGGCGACCTATCTGAACCGGCTGTCCGACCTGCTGTTCATCCTGGCGCGGATCGCGAACAAGGAGGTCGGCGACGTGCTGTGGGTGCCCGGCGAGAACCGCTGA
- a CDS encoding ATP synthase subunit C, whose translation MAATETLAAVSGSLGSIGYGLAAIGPGVGVGIIFGNGTQALARQPEAAGLIRANQILGFAFCEALALIGLVMPFVYGK comes from the coding sequence ATGGCTGCCACTGAGACCCTTGCCGCCGTTTCCGGCTCGCTCGGCTCGATCGGCTACGGCCTCGCCGCGATCGGCCCCGGCGTCGGCGTGGGCATCATCTTCGGTAACGGCACCCAGGCCCTTGCCCGTCAGCCCGAGGCCGCCGGCCTCATCCGCGCCAACCAGATCCTCGGCTTCGCCTTCTGTGAGGCGCTCGCCCTCATCGGTCTGGTCATGCCGTTCGTCTACGGCAAGTGA
- a CDS encoding F0F1 ATP synthase subunit delta, whose amino-acid sequence MNGASREALAAAREQLDALTDNTSVDAAQLADELAAVTGLLDREGSLRRALTDPAKSGEAKAGLAAQVLRGQIGGEALDLVSGTVRSRWSRSRDLADALEELSYGADLIAAQRGNALDEVEDELFRFGRIVTGSSELRAALSDKGASHEAKASLLSELLGGRANPVTERIVVRLVTHPRGRSLETGIDALSKLAAARRNRMVAVVVSAVPLSDQQKQRLGASLAKLYGRQVHLNLDVDPTVLGGITVRVGDEVINGTIQDRLDEAARRMAG is encoded by the coding sequence ATGAACGGCGCGAGCCGCGAGGCGCTGGCCGCCGCGCGCGAGCAGCTGGACGCGCTGACGGACAACACGTCCGTCGACGCGGCGCAGCTCGCCGACGAGCTGGCCGCCGTCACGGGGCTGCTCGACCGCGAGGGTTCGCTGCGCCGCGCTCTGACCGACCCGGCGAAGTCCGGCGAGGCCAAGGCCGGCCTGGCCGCGCAGGTGCTGCGCGGGCAGATCGGCGGCGAGGCCCTCGACCTGGTGTCGGGCACGGTCCGGTCCCGCTGGTCGCGCTCGCGCGACCTGGCGGACGCGCTGGAGGAGCTGTCCTACGGCGCGGACCTGATCGCGGCGCAGCGCGGCAACGCGCTGGACGAGGTCGAGGACGAGCTGTTCCGCTTCGGCCGGATCGTCACCGGCAGCAGTGAGCTGCGGGCGGCGCTGTCCGACAAGGGCGCGTCCCACGAGGCCAAGGCCTCTTTGCTGAGCGAGCTGCTGGGCGGCCGGGCCAACCCGGTCACCGAGCGGATCGTGGTCCGCCTGGTGACCCACCCGCGAGGCCGTAGCCTGGAGACAGGGATCGACGCCCTGTCCAAGCTGGCCGCTGCGCGCCGTAACCGGATGGTCGCGGTAGTGGTCTCGGCGGTTCCGCTGAGCGACCAGCAGAAGCAGCGCCTCGGAGCCTCGCTTGCCAAGCTGTACGGCCGGCAGGTGCACCTGAACCTCGACGTGGACCCGACCGTCCTCGGCGGGATCACCGTTCGGGTGGGCGACGAGGTCATCAACGGGACCATCCAGGACCGTCTCGACGAGGCGGCCCGGCGGATGGCCGGCTGA
- the atpD gene encoding F0F1 ATP synthase subunit beta, with protein MTTTVETATAAGRVARVIGPVVDVEFPVDAMPEIYNALHVQVADPAEDGKLKTLTLEVAQHLGDGVVRTISMQPTDGLVRQAPVTDTGAGISVPVGDITKGKVFNTLGQILNEPEAESQVTERWPIHRKAPAFDQLESKTEMFETGLKVVDLLTPYVKGGKIGLFGGAGVGKTVLIQEMIMRVAKLHEGVSVFAGVGERTREGNDLIAEMEESGVLDKTALVFGQMDEPPGTRLRVALAGLTMAEYFRDVQKQDVLFFIDNIFRFTQAGSEVSTLLGRMPSAVGYQPNLADEMGQLQERITSTRGHSITSMQAIYVPADDLTDPAPATTFAHLDATTVLSRPISEKGIYPAVDPLDSTSRILDPRYIAQDHYDCAMRVKGILQKYKDLQDIIAILGMDELGEEDKLTVFRARRIERFLSQNTHAAKQFTGVDGSDVTLEESIHAFNAIADGKYDHFPEQAFFMCGGIEDLERNAKELGVG; from the coding sequence ATGACCACGACTGTTGAAACCGCTACGGCCGCCGGCCGCGTCGCGCGCGTCATCGGCCCGGTCGTCGACGTGGAATTCCCCGTCGACGCGATGCCGGAGATCTACAACGCCCTCCACGTCCAGGTCGCAGACCCGGCCGAGGACGGCAAGCTCAAGACGCTGACCCTCGAAGTCGCCCAGCACCTGGGCGACGGCGTGGTCCGCACCATCTCCATGCAGCCCACCGACGGCCTGGTCCGCCAGGCCCCGGTGACCGACACGGGCGCGGGCATCTCCGTCCCGGTCGGTGACATCACCAAGGGCAAGGTGTTCAACACCCTCGGTCAGATCCTGAACGAGCCGGAGGCCGAGTCCCAGGTCACCGAGCGCTGGCCGATCCACCGCAAGGCCCCGGCCTTCGACCAGCTCGAGTCCAAGACCGAGATGTTCGAGACCGGCCTGAAGGTCGTCGACCTGCTGACCCCGTACGTCAAGGGCGGCAAGATCGGTCTGTTCGGTGGTGCGGGCGTCGGCAAGACCGTCCTCATCCAGGAAATGATCATGCGTGTGGCCAAGCTGCACGAGGGCGTTTCCGTGTTCGCCGGTGTCGGCGAGCGCACCCGTGAGGGCAACGACCTGATCGCGGAAATGGAGGAGTCCGGCGTTCTCGACAAGACCGCGCTGGTCTTCGGCCAGATGGACGAGCCCCCGGGCACCCGTCTCCGCGTCGCGCTGGCCGGTCTGACCATGGCGGAGTACTTCCGCGATGTGCAGAAGCAGGACGTGCTGTTCTTCATCGACAACATCTTCCGCTTCACCCAGGCCGGTTCCGAGGTCTCCACGCTGCTCGGTCGCATGCCGTCCGCGGTGGGCTACCAGCCCAACCTCGCGGACGAGATGGGCCAGCTCCAGGAGCGCATCACCTCGACCCGTGGTCACTCGATCACCTCGATGCAGGCGATCTACGTCCCCGCGGACGACCTGACCGACCCGGCCCCGGCCACCACCTTCGCCCACCTCGACGCGACGACGGTTCTCTCCCGTCCGATCTCCGAGAAGGGCATCTACCCGGCCGTGGACCCGCTGGACTCCACGTCCCGGATCCTGGACCCGCGCTACATCGCGCAGGACCACTACGACTGCGCCATGCGCGTCAAGGGCATCCTGCAGAAGTACAAGGACCTCCAGGACATCATCGCGATCCTCGGTATGGACGAGCTGGGCGAAGAGGACAAGCTCACCGTCTTCCGCGCCCGCCGCATCGAGCGCTTCCTGTCGCAGAACACCCACGCGGCGAAGCAGTTCACCGGTGTCGACGGCTCGGACGTCACCCTCGAGGAGTCCATCCACGCGTTCAACGCCATCGCGGACGGGAAGTACGACCACTTCCCCGAGCAGGCGTTCTTCATGTGCGGTGGCATCGAGGACCTGGAGCGCAACGCGAAGGAACTGGGCGTCGGCTGA
- a CDS encoding F0F1 ATP synthase subunit B, producing the protein MSQLLILAAEAEKENPLLPPIPELVIGLIAFVIVFGFLAKKLLPNINKVLEERREAIEGGIEKAEAVQAEAERTLAEYKEQLSQARHEANRLRQEAQEQGAALIAEMRAEGQRQREEIVAAGHTQIEADRKAAAQSLRQDVGQLATDLAGKLVGESLDDVARQSRVIDRFLDELEEKAEAAR; encoded by the coding sequence ATGAGCCAGCTGCTCATTCTGGCGGCAGAGGCGGAGAAGGAAAATCCGCTCCTCCCGCCGATCCCAGAGCTTGTCATCGGCCTGATCGCCTTCGTCATCGTCTTCGGCTTCCTCGCCAAGAAGCTCCTCCCGAACATCAACAAGGTTCTGGAAGAGCGCCGCGAGGCGATCGAGGGCGGCATCGAGAAGGCTGAGGCCGTCCAGGCCGAGGCTGAGCGGACCCTTGCCGAGTACAAGGAACAGCTCTCCCAGGCCCGCCACGAGGCGAACCGTCTCCGTCAGGAGGCGCAGGAGCAGGGCGCCGCGCTCATCGCGGAGATGCGTGCGGAGGGCCAGCGCCAGCGCGAGGAGATCGTCGCGGCCGGCCACACCCAGATCGAGGCCGACCGCAAGGCCGCCGCGCAGTCGCTGCGTCAGGACGTGGGCCAGCTGGCCACCGACCTGGCGGGCAAGCTGGTCGGCGAGTCGCTGGACGACGTCGCCCGGCAGAGCCGAGTGATCGACCGTTTCCTCGATGAGCTTGAGGAGAAGGCCGAGGCGGCTCGATGA
- a CDS encoding 3-hydroxyacyl-CoA dehydrogenase family protein, which translates to MAKKLAVIGAGLMGSGIAQVSAQAGYDVVLRDVTEEALARGLGGISASYEKFVAKGRLTAAEAEAALARIATTTDLDAVGEADIVVEAVFEKIEVKQEIFRALDKIAKQDAVLASNTSAIPITKIAAVTERPERVVGTHFFSPVPMMQLCELVRGYKTSDETLARAKAFAEEIGKTTITVNRDVAGFVTTRLISALVVEAAKLYESGVASAEDIDIACRLGFGHAMGPLATTDLTGVDILVHATGNIYAETQDEKFAPPEIMRRMVDAGVLGRKTGEGFYTY; encoded by the coding sequence GTGGCGAAGAAGCTCGCCGTCATCGGAGCCGGTCTGATGGGCTCCGGCATCGCGCAGGTATCGGCCCAGGCGGGCTATGACGTGGTCCTGCGCGACGTCACGGAAGAGGCGCTGGCGCGCGGTCTGGGCGGGATCTCGGCGTCCTACGAGAAGTTCGTCGCGAAGGGGAGGCTGACGGCGGCCGAGGCCGAAGCCGCGCTCGCCAGGATCGCGACGACCACGGACCTGGACGCGGTGGGGGAGGCGGACATCGTCGTCGAGGCGGTGTTCGAGAAGATCGAGGTCAAGCAGGAGATCTTCCGGGCGCTGGACAAGATCGCCAAGCAGGACGCGGTGCTGGCCTCCAATACCTCCGCCATCCCGATCACCAAGATCGCGGCCGTGACGGAGCGTCCGGAGCGGGTGGTCGGCACGCACTTCTTCTCGCCCGTCCCGATGATGCAGCTGTGCGAGCTCGTGCGCGGCTACAAGACCAGCGACGAGACGCTGGCCCGCGCCAAGGCCTTCGCCGAGGAGATCGGCAAGACGACGATCACCGTCAACCGGGACGTGGCGGGCTTTGTCACCACCCGGCTGATCTCGGCGCTGGTCGTCGAGGCGGCGAAGCTGTACGAGTCCGGGGTCGCCTCCGCCGAGGACATCGACATCGCCTGCAGGTTGGGCTTCGGCCACGCCATGGGGCCGCTGGCCACCACCGACCTGACCGGCGTCGACATCCTGGTGCACGCCACCGGCAACATCTACGCCGAGACGCAGGACGAGAAGTTCGCGCCGCCGGAGATCATGCGGCGCATGGTCGACGCGGGGGTACTTGGCCGCAAGACCGGCGAGGGCTTCTACACGTACTAA